One stretch of Eupeodes corollae chromosome 2, idEupCoro1.1, whole genome shotgun sequence DNA includes these proteins:
- the LOC129946906 gene encoding uncharacterized protein LOC129946906 isoform X1 produces the protein MIKFRYKRKEPTNIVGTVAATAPVQKAIKEQSSKQTKFNQSNNNSSNGNGVTGSSGGGGTLPRISPKKYAEQNDANKSATLTRKTTAKITSGIAMVTQIPSTAEQFHGPTNELIINRDRCINAVIELFQQLQTSSEPALCPEPLRRALASGPLAGRRFPLGCLGDAAECFELLLHRVHSHISPDDGDSCESQACIAHRRFAMRVIEQSVCKCGANSEQLPFTQMVHYVSASALTSQNNLAIQNHQQLTFGQLLRSAGNMGDIRDCPNSCGAKIGICRALLNRPDVVSIGIVWDSERPAADQVHAVLKAIGTTLRLSDVFHQVSDQRWAQTVQHELVGIVSYYGKHYTTFFFHTKLKVWVYFDDANVKEVGPNWEGVVDKCSRGRYQPLLLLYAVPQAPAGPQMPPQYIQELIQSTARRAITPSPEKPIMGNTRRAITPTPIRSPNDYQNLSVIQSKIFPSSDETDAYISRKTVENVLNAQYQNLSVIQDKIFQNGNQSLEDKEGGFLNRKPIENTLNSQLARKHHLNLHRSLSAESGQVANGSPPSDGLTIPDHLNQPRRRDSGNWSGDRNSASSASSTTLDNPYLYMVGKRGGPAAVPQSPTRQAGMPYDPGYDSFSLSSTDSYPPKHHNPQLAKIPESVVLTGDCEKLCQEADQLLEKSRIVEESHDLETALVLCNAAAGRARAAMDAPYSNPHTMTFARMKHNTCIMRARSLHRRILVEKGSDLETNYPPELIKNIMAGGSVKHVRQNSKDKTLEKSVSKNIEIYATLPKKKTPIKASILADDNAIEFDPPAKPERESRSIFGRSKEKDKRSRSEDRNKITREFSVAETLLVNAKDTLKKHKEDKDEKKEKDKSGKKQHKIRRKLLMGGLIRRKNRSMPDLTEANAVEEQQQKEKPAPTMVSVDDSTVGLNKNNTSGYISEGHFDYRETSNANPNLERSKLMRKSFHGSGRQLTVVAKVAPPPPLRTSSALTQQDQAIQPFHEANLSNISSMSEDSCQTIITTCAQVHSEQSPMKHDEQNNSYKNPYGYADGGVDEVDGRLMDSTLDLPPYPSPPASACHSRQASEDFPPPPPEIDMEPLNQQINQIQALEANKIRNLETLEGTTSILAQLQQRQHLLKMRKDQNSPNTTANDNWLKELQMKQSDLRNKKPDAVGSPNSVRDLANRFEQTKLQPQPPQQMPDQNSQIRSYPSQELLSSKPQIRTQMNGLPGPTGCSGVDEVDCPRPRLPSNSGLPKPKYEIAQSQIAEEIREVEMLNAVVQQTLNNSQNGVKRVKKKSVSFCDQVILVATADEEEDDSFIPNPILERVLRTAQNPNDKVTAQLIQQQQQNMLRLSTEATPRNISQQQQPSPTPSAMDARRSMPQDMQRYIQMRHQNSPKMENNRHEMTYPGSNSPQFHQQQLIPPTLQQQQQQQLPPPQPNPNTNSATHNMRSQVYTPMQDIFRMQNVPGQMNGSANTNTNNSSPHLNTSPLTNTNGLVQQLPPRTSMSGIASLANMQHMQMLSGNTGQMDANVNGIVGSRAPIVDQQVYPNANPASRLQVPNLNQSYLVSLQMAAQKQQQQQQQQQQQQQQQQQQIMNQQLPNGYHMISQQNGYHQLSDDRLHTNGPSPYQRVPLPHGAYPGNNNSLPPNSSPYFQPPAPLKQMSQKKVSFEPGTKGEAELANQQQNTNGMPTLENAQQNGGASVNVTVIPTRVYNNAIVKASAKAVECNLCRKRHVIAPAVYCTNCEYYLQMLNNRR, from the exons atgattaaatttCGTTATAAACGAAAAGAACCAACTAATATTGTTGGTACCGTAGCAGCTACAGCACCCGTTCAAAAAGCTATAAAAGAACAATCTTCAAAGCAAACCAAGTTCAATCaaagtaataataattcttcGAATGGAAATGGTGTCACTGGTAGTAGCGGTGGCGGTGGTACTTTACCACGCATAAGTCCGAAAAAATATGCCGAACAAAATGATGCTAATAAATCAGCAACTTTAACGCGAAAAACAACTGCAAAAATAACTTCGGGCATTGCAATGGTAACGCAAATTCCATCGACTGCTGAGCAATTTCACGGTCCAACTAATGAACTTATAATCAATCGTGATCGTTGTATTAACGCCGTTATT GAACTTTTCCAACAACTTCAAACAAGTTCCGAGCCAGCACTATGTCCGGAACCACTTCGTCGTGCTTTGGCAAGTGGGCCATTAGCTGGAAGAAGATTTCCATTGGGATGTTTAGGAGATGCAGCTGAATGCTTTGAGCTTTTATTGCATCGTGTACACTCACATATTTCACCGGATGATGGAGATTCCTGTGAGTCACAGGCATGCATTGCCCATCGTCGTTTTGCGATGCGTGTTATTGAACAAAGCGTCTGCAAGTGTGGTGCTAACTCCGAACAGTTACCTTTCACTCAG ATGGTTCACTATGTTTCGGCATCAGCCCTGACATCACAAAACAATTTGGCCATTCAAAATCACCAACAACTGACTTTTGGCCAACTACTCCGTTCGGCGGGAAATATGGGCGACATACGTGACTGTCCG aattccTGTGGCGCTAAGATCGGTATTTGTCGTGCACTGCTCAACCGACCAGATGTTGTGTCAATCGGTATTGTTTGGGATTCGGAAAGACCTGCAGCGGACCAGGTTCATGCTGTCTTAAAGGCCATCGGTACTACATTAAGATTGTCTGATGTCTTCCACCAAGTGTCTGACCAGCGTTGGGCACAAACCGTCCAACACGAACTTGTTGGCATTGTTTCCTATTACGGAAAGCACTACACTACTTTCTTCTTCCATACCAAGCTCAAGGTTTGGGTGTACTTCGATGATGCCAATGTTAAGGAA gtTGGTCCCAATTGGGAAGGAGTTGTTGACAAATGCAGCCGTGGACGGTATCAACCATTGTTGTTGCTCTATGCAGTTCCCCAAGCACCAGCTGGACCGCAAATGCCCCCACAATATATTCAAGAACTTATACAATCGACTGCCCGGCGGGCCATCACGCCCAGTCCTGAGAAACCCATAATGGGTAATACCCGTCGTGCCATAACGCCAACTCCAATTCGATCACCGAACGATTATCAGAATCTCAGTGTTATTCAGAGCAAGATCTTCCCGTCTTCAGACGAAACCGATGCTTATATTAGCCGCAAAACTGTTGAGAACGTTCTAAACGcacaatatcaaaatttaagCGTGATTCAAgataaaatctttcaaaatggAAATCAGTCGTTGGAAGACAAAGAAGGAGGATTTTTGAATCGCAAACCTATTGAGAACACATTGAATTCTCAGCTAGCCCGAAAGCACCATTTGAATCTTCATCGTAGTTTGAGTGCTGAGTCGGGACAAGTGGCCAATGGCTCGCCACCAAGTGATGGTCTTACGATTCCAGATCACCTGAATCAGCCGAGGCGACGTGATTCGGGAAACTGGAGTGGTGATAGAAACAGTGCCAGTTCGGCTTCTTCTACAACTCTTGATAATCCTTACCTTTATATGGTAGGCAAACGTGGAGGACCTGCTGCGGTCCCCCAAAGCCCAACGAGGCAAGCTGGTATGCCCTACGACCCGGGCTATGACTCGTTCTCGCTATCATCAACAGATTCTTATCCACCGAAGCACCACAACCCCCAACTAGCTAAGATTCCAGAATCGGTAGTGCTTACCGGAGACTGTGAAAAGCTATGCCAAGAAGCCGATCAGCTCCTCGAGAAGTCCAGAATAGTTGAGGAATCTCATGACTTGGAAACCGCTCTGGTACTGTGCAATGCTGCAGCAGGCAGAGCTCGAGCAGCAATGGATGCTCCCTACAGCAACCCACACACTATGACCTTCGCTCGAATGAAGCACAATACTTGTATAATGAGAGCCAGAAGTCTTCATCGCAGAATATTAGTTGAGAAGGGCAGCGATCTAGAGACCAATTATCCACCAGAGTTGATAAAGAACATCATGGCTGGTGGCAGCGTCAAGCACGTCCGTCAAAACAGCAAGGATAAGACTCTTGAAAAATCTGTTAGCAAGAATATTGAGATCTATGCAACTTTGCCCAAGAAAAAGACCCCAATCAAGGCGTCTATTCTTGCTGACGACAATGCAATTGAATTTGATCCACCGGCAAAGCCGGAGAGGGAAAGCCGCAGCATCTTTGGACGCAGCAAGGAAAAGGACAAGCGAAGTCGCAGTGAAGATCGCAACAAGATCACACGAGAGTTTTCGGTAGCTGAGACTCTGCTTGTAAATGCCAAGGACACCCTCAAGAAGCACAAAGAAGATAAagatgagaaaaaagaaaaagataaaagcGGTAAGAAGCAACACAAAATCCGCAGGAAGCTTCTTATGGGCGGCTTGATTAGAAGAAAGAACCGATCTATGCCTGACCTAACTGAAGCAAATGCTGTGGAGGAGCAACAACAAAAGGAAAAGCCAGCTCCAACTATGGTATCGGTAGATGATAGTACCGTGGGcttgaacaaaaacaacacgAGTGGATACATATCGGAAGGACATTTCGATTATCGCGAGACAAGCAATGCAAATCCAAACCTTGAGCGCAGCAAGCTCATGAGAAAGAGCTTCCATGGTAGTGGTCGGCAGTTAACAGTTGTTGCGAAAGTAGCTCCACCACCACCTTTAAGGACGAGTTCTGCCTTAACTCAACAAGACCAAGCCATCCAACCCTTCCACGAAGCAAATCTCTCAAACATATCCAGCATGAGTGAAGATTCCTGCCAGACTATCATCACTACCTGTGCACAGGTTCACTCAGAACAGTCTCCAATGAAGCACGATGAGCAGAACAACAGCTACAAGAATCCATATGGCTATGCAGATGGAGGAGTTGATGAAGTCGATGGCCGTCTTATGGACTCAACACTCGATCTTCCACCATATCCAAGTCCACCAGCATCAGCTTGCCATTCGAGACAGGCGAGTGAGGATTTCCCACCACCTCCTCCGGAAATTGATATGGAACCACTTAATCAGCAAATTAATCAGATCCAAGCTCTCGAGGCAAATAAAATCCGCAATCTGGAAACTCTTGAAGGCACCACAAGCATTTTGGCCCAGCTTCAGCAGCGCCAACACCTTCTGAAGATGAGAAAAGATCAGAATTCTCCCAACACCACTGCCAATGATAACTGGCTTAAGGAGCTCCAGATGAAACAAAGCGACCTTAGAAACAAGAAACCCGACGCTGTGGGTTCTCCAAACAGTGTAAGAGATCTAGCCAATCGCTTCGAGCAAACCAAGCTCCAACCACAACCACCACAACAAATGCCAGATCAGAATTCACAAATCCGGTCGTATCCATCGCAGGAGCTTCTCAGCAGTAAACCACAAATTCGAACGCAAATGAATGGTCTTCCAGGTCCAACAGGTTGCAGTGGAGTTGACGAAGTTGACTGCCCTCGACCTCGACTGCCCTCAAACTCGGGACTACCTAAACCGAAGTACGAAATTGCTCAAAGCCAGATTGCCGAAGAAATACGCGAAGTTGAAATGCTGAACGCAGTAGTCCAGCAAACTCTAAATAACTCTCAAAACGGCGTTAAGCGAGTCAAGAAGAAGAGCGTTTCATTTTGTGATCAAGTCATTCTCGTTGCCACAGCGGATGAGGAAGAAGATGACAGCTTCATTCCTAACCCAATTCTGGAGCGCGTCTTACGCACTGCCCAAAATCCAAATGACAAAGTCACTGCCCAACTTattcaacagcaacagcaaaacATGCTGAGGCTTTCAACTGAAGCGACTCCAAGAAATATCTCCCAACAACAACAGCCAAGCCCAACACCCTCCGCAATGGATGCCAGGCGAAGCATGCCTCAAGACATGCAGCGCTATATTCAGATGAGACACCAGAATAGtccaaaaatggaaaacaaccGACACGAAATGACTTATCCTGGCAGCAACAGTCCACAATTTCACCAACAACAGTTGATCCCACCAACGctacagcagcagcaacaacaacaactgccaCCACCCCAACCCAACCCAAATACTAACAGTGCCACACATAACATGCGTTCACAAGTTTACACTCCAATGCAGGACATTTTCAGGATGCAAAATGTACCAGGGCAGATGAACGGAAGTGCCAATACTAACACCAACAACTCCAGCCCCCACCTCAATACAAGCCCACTGACCAATACTAACGGCTTGGTTCAGCAACTACCGCCACGAACCAGTATGAGCGGCATCGCTAGTCTTGCCAACATGCAACACATGCAGATGCTCAGTGGCAACACTGGACAAATGGACGCCAATGTAAATGGCATCGTTGGATCGCGAGCCCCAATCGTCGATCAACAGGTCTATCCTAACGCAAATCCTGCCAGCCGTTTGCAAGTTCCCAATTTAAATCAGAGCTATTTGGTATCACTGCAAATGGCAGCAcagaaacaacagcagcagcaacaacagcaacagcagcagcaacaacaacagcagcagcaaattATGAACCAGCAATTACCGAACGGTTATCACATGATTTCCCAGCAGAACGGTTACCACCAACTGTCAGATGATCGACTCCATACAAATGGGCCATCGCCCTATCAGAGGGTGCCACTGCCACACGGTGCCTACCCTGGTAACAATAACTCTCTTCCCCCAAACTCCTCCCCTTATTTTCAGCCACCAGCACCATTGAAACAGATGTCTCAAAAGAAGGTCAGCTTCGAACCCGGCACCAAAGGTGAAGCCGAACTAGCGAACCAGCAGCAAAACACCAACGGCATGCCAACGCTAGAGAACGCCCAACAGAATGGCGGTGCATCTGTCAACGTCACCGTCATTCCCACCCGTGTCTATAACAATGCAATTGTAAAGGCTTCTGCGAAAGCAGTCGAATGCAATTTGTGTCGGAAACGTCACGTTATCGCACCAGCTGTTTACTGCACAAACTGCGAGTACTATCTACAAATGTTGAACAACAGAAGATAG